The following proteins are co-located in the Anser cygnoides isolate HZ-2024a breed goose chromosome 32, Taihu_goose_T2T_genome, whole genome shotgun sequence genome:
- the LOC106048715 gene encoding exendin-3-like isoform X1 codes for MKIIRWLYLSGLVFAVLIPAGWQMGLKDLANASRWHSYKSQSARSFASNIKRHSEGTFTSDFTRYLDKMKAKDFVHWLINTKRYSSSTKRYLKEDPPSIPFPATVLPAAYN; via the exons ATGAAGATCATCCGCTGGCTGTACCTCTCTGGGCTGGTGTTTGCTGTGCTGATCCCGGCAGGGTGGCAGATGGGTCTCAAGGACCTGGCCAATGCATCCAG ATGGCACTCGTACAAATCCCAGAGCGCCCGCAGCTTCGCGTCCAACATCAAGCGGCACTCGGAAGGCACCTTCACCAGCGACTTCACTCGCTACCTGGACAAGATGAAGGCCAAGGACTTCGTGCACTGGCTCATCAATACCAAGCGTTACAG CAGCTCCACAAAGAGGTACCTGAAGGAAGacccccccagcatccccttcccagccactgtcctgccagcagc gTACAATTAA
- the LOC106048715 gene encoding exendin-3-like isoform X2, producing MKIIRWLYLSGLVFAVLIPAGWQMGLKDLANASRWHSYKSQSARSFASNIKRHSEGTFTSDFTRYLDKMKAKDFVHWLINTKRYSSTKRYLKEDPPSIPFPATVLPAAYN from the exons ATGAAGATCATCCGCTGGCTGTACCTCTCTGGGCTGGTGTTTGCTGTGCTGATCCCGGCAGGGTGGCAGATGGGTCTCAAGGACCTGGCCAATGCATCCAG ATGGCACTCGTACAAATCCCAGAGCGCCCGCAGCTTCGCGTCCAACATCAAGCGGCACTCGGAAGGCACCTTCACCAGCGACTTCACTCGCTACCTGGACAAGATGAAGGCCAAGGACTTCGTGCACTGGCTCATCAATACCAAGCGTTACAG CTCCACAAAGAGGTACCTGAAGGAAGacccccccagcatccccttcccagccactgtcctgccagcagc gTACAATTAA
- the LOC106048715 gene encoding exendin-3-like isoform X3, with protein sequence MKIIRWLYLSGLVFAVLIPAGWQMGLKDLANASRWHSYKSQSARSFASNIKRHSEGTFTSDFTRYLDKMKAKDFVHWLINTKRYRYN encoded by the exons ATGAAGATCATCCGCTGGCTGTACCTCTCTGGGCTGGTGTTTGCTGTGCTGATCCCGGCAGGGTGGCAGATGGGTCTCAAGGACCTGGCCAATGCATCCAG ATGGCACTCGTACAAATCCCAGAGCGCCCGCAGCTTCGCGTCCAACATCAAGCGGCACTCGGAAGGCACCTTCACCAGCGACTTCACTCGCTACCTGGACAAGATGAAGGCCAAGGACTTCGTGCACTGGCTCATCAATACCAAGCGTTACAG gTACAATTAA